In Dyadobacter sp. NIV53, a single window of DNA contains:
- a CDS encoding phospholipid scramblase-related protein, translating to MDSKFFAGNSYFIDEKVNFFKFENCYQVYNDSGQNIGSVRQKLSLGQKALRLLLNKAMLPFLLEIKNENEELEASISRGWTFFMSKIKIHDAQGNLIGTVQQKFKFFKPVFKIFDQSETMIAEISGDWTAWNFRIKNPSGAGIGEITKKWGGAMKEVFTSADKYNVNIDSHYANLENKVAILASAITIDMVLKESK from the coding sequence ATGGATTCTAAATTTTTTGCAGGAAACAGTTACTTCATTGACGAAAAAGTCAATTTTTTCAAGTTCGAAAATTGTTACCAGGTGTATAATGATTCCGGACAAAATATTGGATCAGTTAGACAAAAACTTTCCCTTGGACAAAAAGCGCTTAGGCTTTTATTGAACAAGGCAATGCTGCCGTTCCTGCTCGAAATAAAAAACGAGAATGAAGAACTGGAAGCATCGATCTCACGTGGCTGGACTTTCTTTATGTCAAAAATTAAAATTCATGACGCCCAGGGAAACCTGATTGGTACAGTCCAGCAAAAATTCAAGTTTTTTAAACCGGTTTTTAAAATATTCGATCAGTCGGAAACGATGATTGCTGAAATTTCGGGTGATTGGACCGCATGGAATTTTAGGATCAAAAATCCTTCCGGTGCTGGTATTGGTGAGATTACAAAAAAGTGGGGTGGGGCTATGAAAGAAGTATTTACCTCAGCCGATAAATACAATGTCAATATTGACAGCCATTATGCAAACCTGGAAAACAAAGTGGCAATTCTTGCCAGTGCAATTACCATTGATATGGTGCTGAAAGAAAGTAAATAA